The following coding sequences lie in one Vigna angularis mitochondrial DNA, complete sequence genomic window:
- the atp8 gene encoding ATPase subunit 8, with the protein MPQLDKFTYFTQFFWSCLFLFTFYIPICNDGDGVLGISRILKLRNQLVSNRGNKIRSNDPKSLEDIFRKGLSTGVSYMYSSLFEVSQWCNAVDLLGKRRKITFLSCFGEISGSRGMERNILYLISKSSYGASSSNPGWVITSRNDIMLIHVPHGQVIIKQIREERS; encoded by the coding sequence ATGCCTCAACTGGATAAATTCACTTATTTCACACAATTCTTCTGGTCATGCCTTTTCCTCTTTACTTTTTATATTCCCATATGCAATGATGGAGATGGAGTACTTGGGATCAGCAGAATTCTAAAACTACGCAACCAACTGGTTTCAAACCGGGGGAACAAAATCCGGAGCAACGACCCCAAGAGTTTGGAAGATATCTTTAGAAAAGGTTTGAGCACCGGTGTATCCTATATGTACTCTAGTTTATTCGAAGTATCCCAATGGTGTAACGCCGTCGACTTATTGGGAAAAAGGAGGAAAATCACTTTTCTCTCTTGTTTCGGAGAAATAAGTGGCTCGCGAGGAATGGAAAGAAACATCTTATATTTGATCTCGAAGTCCTCATATGGCGCTTCTTCTTCAAATCCTGGATGGGTGATCACTAGTAGGAATGACATAATGCTAATCCATGTTCCACACGGCCAAGTCATAATAAAACAAATAAGAGAAGAAAGATCGTAG
- the nad3 gene encoding NADH dehydrogenase subunit 3: MSEFAPICIYLVISLLVSLILLGLPFPFASNSSTYPEKLSAYECGFDPFGDARSRFDIRFYLVSILFIIPDPEVTFSFPWAVPPNKIDPFGSWSMMAFLLILTIGSLYEWKRGASDRE, from the coding sequence ATGTCAGAATTTGCACCTATTTGTATCTATTTAGTGATCAGTCTGCTAGTTTCTTTGATCTTACTCGGTCTTCCTTTTCCCTTTGCTTCCAATAGTTCGACCTATCCAGAAAAATTGTCGGCCTACGAATGTGGTTTCGATCCTTTCGGTGATGCCAGAAGTCGTTTCGATATACGATTTTATCTTGTTTCCATTTTATTTATTATTCCTGATCCGGAAGTAACCTTTTCCTTTCCTTGGGCAGTACCTCCCAACAAGATTGATCCGTTTGGATCTTGGTCTATGATGGCCTTTTTATTGATTTTGACGATTGGATCTCTCTATGAATGGAAAAGGGGTGCTTCGGATCGGGAGTAA
- the rps12 gene encoding ribosomal protein S12 — protein MPTLNQLIRHGREEKRRTDRTRASDQCPQKQGVRPRVSTRTPKKPNSAPRKIAKVRLSNRHDIFAHIPGEGHNSQEHSMVLIRGGRVKDLPGVKSHCIRGVKDLLGIPDRRRGRSKYGAEKPQSL, from the coding sequence ATGCCTACATTAAATCAATTGATTCGTCATGGTAGAGAAGAAAAACGGCGCACGGACCGTACTCGAGCTTCGGATCAATGTCCCCAGAAGCAAGGAGTACGCCCGCGTGTTTCAACGAGAACACCGAAAAAACCAAATTCAGCTCCACGTAAGATAGCCAAAGTACGATTGAGCAATCGACATGATATATTTGCTCACATTCCGGGCGAAGGTCATAATTCGCAGGAACATTCTATGGTGTTAATAAGAGGAGGTAGAGTGAAAGATTTGCCAGGTGTGAAATCCCATTGTATTCGAGGAGTCAAGGATTTGTTGGGAATTCCGGATCGAAGAAGAGGCAGATCCAAATATGGTGCAGAAAAACCCCAATCTCTATGA
- the atp1 gene encoding ATPase subunit 1 produces the protein MEFSVRAAELTTLLESRITNFYTNLKVDEIGRVVSVGDGIARVYGLNEIQAGEMVEFASGVKGIALNLENENVGIVVFGSDTAIKEGDLVKRTGSIVDVPAGKAMLGRVVDALGVPIDGRGALSDHERRRVEVKAPGIIERKSVHEPMQTGLKAVDSLVPIGRGQRELIIGDRQTGKTAIAIDTILNQKQMNSRATSESETLYCVYVAIGQKRSTVAQLVQILSEANALEYSILVAATASDPAPLQFLAPYSGCAMGEYFRDNGMHALIIYDDLSKQAVAYRQMSLLLRRPPGREAFPGDVFYLHSRLLERAAKRSDQTGAGSLTALPVIETQAGDVSAYIPTNVISITDGQICLETELFYRGIRPAINVGLSVSRVGSAAQLKAMKQVCGSLKLELAQYREVAAFAQFGSDLDAATQALLNRGARLTEVLKQPQYAPLPIEKQILVIYAAVNGFCDKMPLDKIPQYERDILTTIKPELLQSLKGGLTSEIKRELEKFLKEKAKNYI, from the coding sequence ATGGAATTCTCTGTAAGAGCTGCGGAACTAACCACTCTATTAGAAAGTAGAATTACCAACTTTTACACAAATTTGAAAGTGGATGAGATCGGTCGAGTGGTCTCCGTTGGAGATGGGATTGCACGTGTTTATGGATTGAACGAGATTCAAGCTGGGGAAATGGTTGAATTTGCCAGCGGTGTGAAAGGAATAGCGTTGAATCTTGAGAATGAGAATGTCGGAATTGTGGTCTTTGGTAGTGATACCGCTATAAAAGAAGGAGATCTTGTCAAACGCACTGGATCTATTGTGGATGTTCCTGCGGGAAAGGCTATGCTAGGGCGTGTGGTCGACGCGTTGGGAGTACCTATTGATGGAAGAGGGGCTCTAAGCGATCACGAGCGAAGACGTGTCGAAGTGAAAGCCCCTGGTATTATTGAACGTAAATCTGTGCACGAGCCTATGCAAACAGGGTTAAAAGCGGTAGATAGCCTGGTTCCTATAGGCCGTGGTCAACGAGAACTTATAATCGGGGACCGACAAACTGGAAAAACAGCTATTGCTATCGATACCATATTAAATCAAAAGCAAATGAACTCAAGGGCCACCTCAGAGAGTGAGACATTGTATTGTGTCTATGTAGCGATTGGACAGAAACGCTCAACTGTGGCACAATTAGTTCAAATTCTTTCAGAAGCGAATGCTTTAGAATATTCCATTCTTGTAGCAGCCACCGCTTCGGATCCTGCACCTCTGCAATTTCTGGCCCCATATTCTGGGTGTGCCATGGGGGAATATTTCCGCGATAATGGAATGCACGCATTAATAATCTATGATGATCTTAGTAAACAGGCCGTGGCATATCGACAAATGTCATTATTGTTACGCCGACCACCAGGCCGTGAGGCTTTCCCAGGCGATGTTTTCTATTTACATTCCCGTCTCTTAGAAAGAGCCGCTAAACGATCGGACCAGACAGGTGCAGGTAGCTTGACCGCCTTACCCGTCATTGAAACACAAGCGGGAGACGTATCGGCCTATATTCCAACCAATGTGATCTCCATTACTGATGGACAAATATGTTTGGAAACAGAGCTCTTTTATCGCGGAATTAGACCTGCTATTAACGTCGGCTTATCTGTCAGTCGCGTCGGGTCTGCCGCTCAGTTGAAAGCTATGAAACAAGTCTGCGGTAGTTTAAAACTTGAATTGGCACAATATCGCGAAGTCGCCGCCTTTGCTCAATTTGGCTCAGACCTTGATGCTGCGACTCAGGCATTACTCAATAGAGGTGCAAGGCTTACAGAAGTACTGAAACAACCACAATATGCACCACTTCCAATTGAAAAACAAATTCTAGTCATTTATGCAGCTGTCAATGGATTCTGTGATAAAATGCCATTAGATAAAATTCCTCAATATGAAAGAGACATTCTAACTACTATTAAACCTGAATTACTACAATCACTAAAAGGTGGACTAACTAGCGAAATAAAAAGAGAACTAGAAAAATTCTTAAAAGAAAAAGCAAAAAATTACATATAA